One genomic segment of Rhizorhabdus phycosphaerae includes these proteins:
- a CDS encoding segregation and condensation protein A, producing MGDDDDNLDLPLADGRPDEVLTLDLEGWEGPLDLLLSLARAQKVDLAKISILALTEQYLSFIDNAKALKLEVAADYLVMAAWLAYLKSCLLLPKDPEVEPSPEELALRLQLRLQRLQAMREAGARLMARDRLGRDVFVRGAPEGLKVVRKAAWDASIYDLISAYGAVRARAEPPVHIVQRRPVMTLEQAIERVSRMIGALIDWTSLEAFIPVEARGDYRRSALASSFLAALELAKQGRLSLAQEAPFAPLLVRSAS from the coding sequence ATGGGGGACGACGACGACAATCTTGATCTGCCGCTGGCCGACGGCCGGCCTGACGAGGTGCTGACGCTCGACCTCGAAGGCTGGGAAGGACCGCTCGACCTTCTGCTGAGTCTCGCGCGGGCTCAGAAGGTCGATCTCGCGAAGATCTCGATCCTGGCGCTGACCGAGCAATATCTGTCCTTCATCGACAATGCCAAGGCGCTGAAGCTGGAGGTCGCGGCCGACTATCTCGTGATGGCCGCCTGGCTGGCCTATCTCAAATCCTGCCTGCTCCTGCCCAAAGATCCGGAAGTCGAGCCCAGCCCTGAGGAACTGGCGCTGAGGCTGCAATTGCGGCTCCAGCGTCTGCAAGCCATGCGCGAGGCAGGTGCGCGGCTGATGGCCCGCGACCGGCTGGGCCGCGACGTGTTCGTTCGCGGCGCACCCGAGGGCCTGAAGGTCGTCCGGAAGGCCGCCTGGGATGCCAGCATCTACGACCTTATTTCGGCCTATGGCGCCGTTCGCGCGCGCGCCGAGCCGCCGGTGCACATCGTTCAGCGCCGACCGGTGATGACCCTCGAACAGGCGATCGAACGGGTGTCGCGCATGATCGGCGCGCTGATCGACTGGACCAGCCTCGAAGCCTTCATCCCGGTCGAAGCCCGGGGAGACTATCGGCGCTCCGCGCTCGCCTCCAGCTTCCTAGCAGCGCTCGAACTTGCCAAGCAGGGGCGGTTGTCGCTGGCGCAGGAGGCGCCCTTCGCACCGCTTCTCGTCCGGAGCGCATCATGA
- the scpB gene encoding SMC-Scp complex subunit ScpB has translation MIEEPDDLLRALEAALFAAEAPMSPSELMAVIGAEALGDALPRLARLYAGRGIELVERGGRWHFQTAADLAHILRRTREEPRKLSRAGIETLAIIAYHEPVSRAEIEAIRGVQISKGTIDVLLEAGWIRPAGRRETPGRPLLYATTPAFLTHFGLQSRRDLPGIADLKAAGLLDPVDLAFEQLQMETAGPEKEDEGDAD, from the coding sequence ATGATCGAGGAGCCTGACGACCTGCTCCGCGCCCTCGAAGCAGCCCTGTTCGCGGCGGAAGCGCCGATGAGTCCGTCCGAACTCATGGCGGTGATCGGGGCCGAAGCGCTCGGCGATGCCCTCCCCCGCCTCGCGCGCCTATACGCGGGGCGCGGCATAGAGCTCGTGGAACGCGGCGGGCGCTGGCACTTCCAGACGGCGGCCGACCTGGCGCACATATTGCGGCGGACGCGCGAGGAGCCGCGCAAGCTGAGCCGCGCCGGAATAGAAACGCTCGCGATCATCGCCTATCATGAACCGGTGAGCCGCGCCGAGATCGAGGCGATCCGCGGCGTGCAGATATCCAAGGGCACCATCGACGTGCTGCTCGAAGCCGGGTGGATCCGGCCCGCCGGCCGGCGCGAGACGCCGGGACGGCCGTTGCTCTACGCCACCACTCCGGCCTTCCTGACTCATTTCGGACTGCAGAGCCGGCGCGACCTGCCCGGTATCGCCGACCTCAAGGCGGCGGGCCTGCTCGATCCGGTCGATCTTGCCTTCGAACAGCTGCAGATGGAGACCGCAGGGCCGGAGAAAGAGGACGAAGGCGACGCCGACTAG
- a CDS encoding twin-arginine translocase TatA/TatE family subunit yields the protein MGGFGIWHWLVVGIVVLLLFGKGRFSDMMGDVAKGIKSFKKGMSEEDETTPPAPARPAPRLQQQPPLEPTAEAKLQPMQDDRPNN from the coding sequence ATGGGCGGTTTCGGCATTTGGCATTGGCTCGTCGTCGGCATTGTAGTGCTTTTGCTCTTCGGCAAGGGTCGCTTCTCCGACATGATGGGCGACGTCGCCAAGGGCATAAAGAGCTTCAAGAAGGGGATGTCGGAGGAAGATGAGACGACTCCGCCGGCCCCGGCACGCCCCGCACCCCGCCTGCAGCAGCAGCCCCCGCTCGAGCCCACCGCGGAGGCCAAGCTCCAGCCGATGCAGGACGACAGGCCGAACAACTGA
- the tatB gene encoding Sec-independent protein translocase protein TatB: MLDIAPTELLLVAVVALVVIGPKDLPKAMRVVGQWIARARGVARHFRSGIDEMIRQSELEEMEKKWAAENERIMREHPPQASQHTDQQPSSHDDGMIPVGSQPALLAESSEGATALPDPDVTQSASKGEDFPASAPQPRQT; this comes from the coding sequence ATGCTGGACATAGCACCAACGGAGCTGCTGCTCGTCGCCGTCGTCGCGCTCGTCGTCATAGGCCCCAAGGATCTGCCGAAGGCGATGCGCGTCGTCGGGCAGTGGATCGCGCGTGCGCGCGGCGTGGCCCGCCATTTCCGTTCGGGCATCGACGAGATGATCCGCCAGTCCGAGCTGGAGGAGATGGAAAAGAAATGGGCCGCGGAGAATGAGCGGATCATGCGTGAGCATCCGCCGCAGGCTTCTCAGCATACCGACCAGCAGCCCTCGTCGCACGATGACGGCATGATCCCCGTCGGATCGCAGCCAGCCCTGCTCGCCGAGTCCTCGGAGGGCGCCACGGCCCTGCCCGATCCCGACGTCACCCAATCCGCTTCCAAGGGTGAGGACTTTCCCGCGTCCGCCCCACAGCCACGGCAGACATGA
- the tatC gene encoding twin-arginine translocase subunit TatC, producing the protein MTDLDDTRAPLLDHLLELRRRLLMSLAALGLCFGVCLYFARPIFAFLVQPLLRAGQGKLIYTQIFEAFFVEIKVAFFAAMMLAFPIIANQIWQFVAPGLYRNEKRALLPFIFATPVLFTAGAALAYYVAIPVALHFLLGFQGNLGGVQQEALPGVGNYLSFVMQFLFGFGISFLLPVLIMLLERAGVVSRKQLVAARRYAIVGAFAIAAVLTPPDVGSQLLLAIPLVLLYELGLIGIWLTERRREKQKEPETA; encoded by the coding sequence ATGACCGACCTGGACGATACACGCGCGCCGCTTCTCGATCATCTGCTCGAACTGCGGCGGCGGCTGCTCATGTCGCTCGCCGCGCTGGGCCTCTGTTTCGGCGTGTGCCTCTATTTCGCGCGGCCGATCTTCGCCTTTCTGGTCCAGCCGCTGCTGCGCGCCGGACAGGGAAAGCTGATCTACACCCAGATCTTCGAAGCCTTCTTCGTCGAGATCAAGGTCGCGTTCTTTGCCGCGATGATGCTGGCCTTCCCGATCATCGCCAACCAGATCTGGCAGTTCGTGGCGCCGGGGCTGTACCGCAACGAGAAGCGGGCGCTGCTCCCCTTCATTTTCGCGACCCCCGTGCTGTTCACCGCCGGGGCCGCATTGGCCTATTATGTCGCCATTCCGGTGGCTCTGCATTTCCTGCTCGGCTTCCAGGGCAATCTGGGCGGTGTCCAGCAGGAGGCGCTGCCCGGGGTCGGCAACTACCTGTCCTTCGTGATGCAGTTCCTGTTCGGCTTTGGGATTTCCTTCCTGCTGCCCGTCCTGATCATGCTTCTGGAGCGGGCCGGCGTGGTCAGCCGGAAGCAACTTGTCGCTGCCCGCCGCTATGCGATCGTCGGCGCCTTCGCGATCGCGGCGGTACTCACCCCCCCAGACGTCGGGTCGCAGCTGTTGCTCGCGATCCCGCTGGTGCTCCTCTACGAACTCGGCCTCATCGGAATCTGGCTGACCGAGCGCCGTCGCGAAAAACAAAAGGAGCCCGAGACGGCCTGA
- a CDS encoding entericidin A/B family lipoprotein — protein MLKRTIVLAFAGLSLFSVTACNTVEGAGQDVSSAGRAVSDAANDVK, from the coding sequence ATGTTGAAGCGCACTATCGTCCTCGCCTTCGCCGGCCTGTCGCTGTTCTCGGTCACCGCCTGCAACACCGTCGAAGGTGCCGGCCAGGACGTTTCTTCGGCCGGTCGCGCCGTCTCGGATGCGGCGAACGACGTCAAGTAA
- a CDS encoding sensor histidine kinase: MVGFPNRLSFARLPSGTKMLIIMSAAMLPLGLIALLTSLDMARSASAERRAAAQTAAALYVSQIEARINRGLDAVRLPAASIQDVPYLCSALARQAVAAPSRPPIALFDESGRKLCQSHGAAIEQVAASHPMVDHVWLDQASKTFRLTAARDDGSLLAEADVPIEDVRRDVAEDVGIRPIRLTLRQGDSEVEIFAGESQAGDGAPLVISLPVSDGRLALVAEFAPASTGARTLLLVLLPLLMWAAAAFAGWYIINRLLLSPLAQIKRSIETWEGSRGTFPLPRITTPSHEIRDLADSFASVTARIQKHETELEEGLARQTRLTREVHHRVKNNLQVVSSLINLHARGAEGDVAAAYGAIQRRVDALAVVHRNHYAELEENRGLAMRALAGELAASLRGSAPAAAAGMPIALNMVDLYVTQDVAVPAAFLITEVIELMMHCNPRGSVLISLEPAEAPGRARLRIETFGMEPGAIAAYPAIVRFERVVTGIARQFRAPLIEDRDAGRFEIEIAAQA; the protein is encoded by the coding sequence ATGGTGGGTTTTCCCAACCGGTTGTCTTTCGCGCGGCTGCCCAGCGGCACGAAGATGCTGATCATCATGTCGGCGGCAATGCTTCCGCTGGGCCTCATCGCGCTGCTCACCTCGCTCGATATGGCCCGCTCGGCCTCGGCCGAGCGCCGCGCTGCCGCCCAGACGGCCGCCGCCCTCTACGTTTCGCAGATCGAGGCCCGGATAAACCGGGGCCTCGATGCGGTGCGGCTGCCGGCGGCGAGCATTCAGGACGTTCCCTATCTCTGCAGCGCGCTTGCTCGTCAGGCCGTCGCCGCGCCCTCGCGGCCGCCGATCGCGCTGTTCGACGAATCGGGACGTAAGCTGTGCCAGTCGCACGGCGCCGCCATCGAACAGGTCGCGGCCAGCCACCCGATGGTCGATCATGTCTGGCTCGACCAGGCGAGCAAGACTTTCCGGCTGACCGCGGCGCGCGATGACGGCAGCCTGCTTGCGGAGGCCGATGTTCCCATCGAGGACGTTCGGCGCGACGTGGCGGAGGATGTCGGCATTCGCCCGATCCGGCTGACGCTGCGCCAGGGCGACTCCGAGGTCGAGATTTTCGCCGGGGAATCGCAGGCAGGCGACGGCGCGCCGCTGGTCATCTCGCTTCCCGTCAGCGATGGCCGGCTGGCGCTCGTTGCCGAGTTCGCCCCGGCTTCGACCGGTGCGCGGACGCTCCTTCTGGTCCTGCTTCCTCTGCTGATGTGGGCCGCCGCGGCCTTTGCCGGCTGGTACATCATCAACAGGCTGCTCCTGTCGCCGCTCGCCCAGATCAAGCGCTCGATCGAGACCTGGGAAGGATCGCGCGGCACCTTTCCGCTGCCGCGCATCACCACGCCCAGTCACGAAATTCGCGACCTTGCCGACAGCTTCGCATCGGTCACCGCGCGCATCCAGAAGCATGAAACCGAACTGGAGGAAGGGCTGGCGCGCCAGACCCGGCTGACGCGGGAGGTCCATCACCGGGTCAAGAACAACCTCCAGGTGGTCTCCAGCCTCATCAATCTGCACGCCCGTGGCGCCGAGGGCGATGTAGCCGCCGCTTACGGGGCGATACAGCGGCGTGTCGACGCGCTCGCGGTCGTCCACCGCAATCACTATGCCGAGCTCGAGGAGAATCGCGGCCTCGCCATGCGCGCGCTCGCGGGAGAACTGGCGGCTTCGCTTCGTGGCTCCGCCCCCGCGGCAGCGGCCGGCATGCCGATCGCGCTCAATATGGTCGACCTCTACGTGACGCAGGATGTCGCCGTTCCGGCGGCCTTCCTGATCACCGAGGTCATCGAACTGATGATGCACTGCAATCCTCGCGGATCGGTGCTCATATCGCTCGAGCCTGCCGAAGCGCCCGGTCGGGCTCGGCTGCGCATCGAGACCTTCGGCATGGAGCCGGGCGCAATCGCCGCCTATCCCGCGATCGTACGCTTCGAGCGGGTCGTGACCGGCATCGCCCGGCAGTTCAGGGCGCCGCTGATCGAGGACCGCGACGCTGGCCGTTTCGAGATAGAGATTGCGGCCCAAGCCTGA
- a CDS encoding NepR family anti-sigma factor, which translates to MQVRGQSRLAKESSGTPEGDKSGSKSTQRRREESPRDANVGDALRSVYSQAVDEPIPNEFLDLLNKLN; encoded by the coding sequence ATGCAGGTCAGGGGCCAAAGCCGGTTGGCAAAGGAAAGTTCAGGGACGCCCGAGGGCGACAAGAGTGGAAGCAAGTCCACGCAGCGGCGACGGGAGGAATCTCCCCGCGATGCGAACGTGGGCGATGCTCTGCGTTCCGTCTATTCGCAGGCCGTGGACGAGCCGATTCCAAACGAATTCCTGGATCTGTTGAACAAGTTGAACTGA
- a CDS encoding response regulator — MSLGQKIAPHLPFLRRYARALTGSQQHGDTYVRATLEAIVAAPEDFPKDVDVRVGLYRTFQAIWNSAHYDEFAESAVDTDVEREAIANARLSRITPLSRQALLLTAMEGFTVQDAAYLIETSPEEVDALVAEAIAEIDRQTQTDVLIIEDEPIIAMDLETIVRDLGHNVSGVAVTRDEAVAQAHAQRPGLVLADIQLADDSSGIDAVKDILAEFSVPVIFITAFPERLLTGERPEPTFLITKPFQRSTVKAAISQALFFNAATIEA, encoded by the coding sequence ATGTCGCTCGGTCAGAAAATCGCCCCGCACCTGCCGTTCCTTCGTCGTTACGCCCGCGCCCTGACCGGCAGCCAGCAGCATGGCGACACCTATGTCCGCGCCACGCTGGAAGCGATCGTCGCCGCACCGGAGGATTTCCCCAAGGACGTGGACGTTCGCGTCGGCCTGTACCGCACTTTCCAGGCTATCTGGAATTCCGCGCATTATGACGAGTTCGCAGAATCCGCAGTGGATACCGATGTCGAACGCGAGGCTATCGCCAATGCGCGCCTGAGTCGCATCACCCCGCTGTCGCGGCAGGCGCTTCTGCTCACGGCCATGGAAGGCTTCACCGTTCAGGATGCCGCCTATCTGATCGAGACCTCGCCCGAAGAGGTCGACGCGCTCGTCGCCGAGGCCATCGCGGAGATCGACCGCCAGACCCAGACCGACGTGCTGATCATCGAAGACGAGCCGATCATCGCGATGGATCTGGAAACGATCGTTCGCGATCTCGGCCACAATGTCAGCGGCGTCGCCGTGACCCGCGACGAGGCGGTCGCCCAGGCCCATGCCCAGCGCCCCGGCCTCGTGCTTGCTGACATCCAGCTGGCCGACGACAGCTCGGGCATCGACGCGGTCAAGGACATCCTGGCCGAGTTCAGCGTGCCGGTCATCTTCATCACCGCCTTCCCCGAGCGGCTGCTGACCGGCGAGCGTCCAGAACCAACTTTCTTGATCACCAAGCCCTTCCAGCGCTCCACCGTAAAGGCCGCGATCAGCCAGGCGCTCTTCTTCAACGCCGCAACGATCGAGGCTTGA
- a CDS encoding sigma-70 family RNA polymerase sigma factor, whose product MDDEDNLLETSEPVPHAALSDEEFKIELARVIPHLRAFGRSLSGNRDLADDLVQETLMKAWAARARFQAGTNMRAWTFIILRNLFLSQMRRARFRGEWDENAAAKILSAPASQDRHIELADMQRALLHLPQPQREALILVGAGGFSYEEAADICGCAVGTIKSRVARGRTALEQLLDHGQLPSRRDHHTDPATSTLEQIMADVDQLSRD is encoded by the coding sequence ATGGACGACGAAGACAATCTTCTCGAAACCAGCGAGCCGGTGCCCCATGCGGCGCTTTCCGACGAGGAGTTCAAGATCGAGCTGGCGCGGGTCATCCCGCATCTGCGCGCCTTTGGCCGCTCACTGTCGGGCAACCGCGATCTCGCCGACGATCTGGTGCAGGAAACGCTGATGAAGGCCTGGGCTGCCCGGGCGCGTTTTCAGGCAGGCACGAACATGCGCGCCTGGACGTTCATCATCCTGCGCAACCTTTTCCTCTCGCAGATGCGCCGTGCGCGCTTTCGCGGCGAATGGGACGAGAATGCGGCCGCCAAGATTCTCTCGGCACCCGCCTCCCAGGATCGCCACATCGAACTCGCGGACATGCAGCGTGCGCTGCTCCACCTGCCCCAGCCGCAGCGCGAAGCGCTGATTCTGGTCGGAGCGGGCGGCTTCTCCTACGAAGAGGCTGCGGATATCTGCGGCTGTGCGGTCGGTACGATAAAGAGCCGCGTGGCCCGTGGCCGTACCGCGCTCGAACAGTTGCTCGATCATGGCCAGTTGCCCTCGCGGCGCGACCACCACACCGATCCTGCAACCTCGACGCTCGAACAGATCATGGCGGACGTAGACCAGTTGAGTCGCGACTGA